The nucleotide window GGAATACTTTTTGGTAAGAGAACTCTTTGTAATTATGTTGATGTTATTCTGGCAGGCTAAAAAGTATGTTAGTTTGCCTCTCTTTAATGGATTTCACCACCTTGGGATAATTTGCTCCCTTTAATCTGCAAAATTGGATATTAAATCTGGTGTCCGTCTTCAATGCCATCGTCATGCTGTTGCCTCCATTTTTGCGTATTAGGCTAGATATCATATGATATCTTCCATATTATTGTTGTCCACTGCTGTTGCTATCACTTTCTGGCGTCTTTTTGTTTCATTCATTTACTTTAGCGTTGGGAATAATCAGCCTAATAGTAGAAGACGTTGTtatatacatagcctacatataacTATGTAAAAGAATAAAGTATTGTGTAATTGATTGTGATATTATATAATTTTCCAtcacagagagatggataaaCTTTTCAGCATTTTTCTTGGACTTTCCTGTGTGATGTTCGCCACGGCGCAGGTGACTGTGTCCACACTCAATGTAAGTTTTTGTCTGATTTGTCCTCTATTTACATTGACGTTTTCCCTCAAATGCTGTAAATATGGACTACTAGTAGGCCTATAAGAGGTGTTTTAAAGCTATgtttctattaaaaaaaaaaaaaataaaaaaaaaaacatgatagcCATGATAGCCAACTCCCTTCGGTGTTAAATGTCTTTCTGATTATTTATGTCGTTAAAATCTCATTTTTGTTTCTCAGACGACCATCACCAACGCTACCTGCGGGACAGATCGCGCATGTATCTCTAATCCAGTGTCCTGCAACCCCGCGACGGATAGCTCGTGTCTGTTCGTCTCCACAAAGTCAGATGCCAATGGCAACCTGAATTTTGAACTCCGTGGAAATTCCAGCGGCTACATCGCCGTAGCTCTATCAACTGACTCCAGCGCAGTAAGTAGACCTGCATTTCCCTTCTTCTGCAAGCAGATCAGAAACGCATTTCGAGTGAACGCGTGAATTCATTGGTTTCACCGGGTACCTTGTCACAGGTGTATAAAACCAAGTACCTAGCTTATGAACACAAACGATGATGCTTGATTTTATAAGTTGGAAAGAGACCTGacgaaacccatgaatagcctaCCCTCGCAAGGATGCAGACGATGCGCACGCGTGTTTTCTCATCCAACAACCTCTATTATTAGTTTGAACAGGATTCACATTCACCATTGTCGAGTTTGTTCACTAAGTTAGACATTGATGTATAGTTTTCATGGACGTGTTATCAATGTTGTCAACATTTAAACACGTGGTTGTTCCAACAGGGAGGCGACGACAAAACCTACATTTGCGCTAACAACAACTCTGCTCCCCTCTTTGTCTTTGCGCTGCTGGGGGCTAACAACACTCTAACCACTCAAAATGATACagtgagttaaaaaaaaaacaaaaaaaaacaataccttTAATaacattcattattcatttacTGTATTAACATTTTACATATCAACTCTGGATAAGTGACAgctgtctctttgtctccatAGTCAAGCATCAGTAATGTCAGTGCTTCAATCAGCCAATCCACCAtccagtgtgtgtttgatgtgagtGGCCTGAACGCAACATCCCGTGCCAACGCTGCAACCACCTTTTCAGTTGTACTGGCTTCCGGGACTGTTTCTGCTGATGGTaaatatacagcacacacacacacacacacacacagttttatattactgttttgaacatttttactattacattacattacatttggctaaaaagcatcagccaaatgtaatataatgatACTATTACTGTTTTGTATAGAGCCATGTTGTAAGTGATATCGCCACCACACTACAGACCATTGCATTCAACATTCTCATGTAAATCCACAGGTACACTTTCACCCGCAACTGTGCGAACGGTGTCTGAGCCACTGGACCTGTCCAACGCCAGTAGCACcaacacagcaacagcaacagttgCTCCCAGCACTAACTCAACAAACACCACCAATGCCAGCAGCAAtgccaccaccacagcagccACCACAGCAGCCTCTGGGGGCAACATCTCTCTGCAGCATGGCCTTTCACAAGGTAAAGAGTCCCTATATGTCCACTTCTGCTATCTAGTTGCAAACAAACTGTACTGCACATCCAAATAAAGGTGCAGGAGCCAAAAAGTTAAGatccaaaaaaagagtaaaaggtccacacacttgctctcacttgGTTTACATTATTAATTCGAGTTACGTTTCGAGCCTCATGGCTCTTCTTCAGACTTAAAGGTCTTCAGACTTAAGTCTGAAGAACATCCATGCGGCTCGAAATGTAACTTGAATTAATAAAGTAAACCAGGTGAGAGCAAGTGTGCAGACCTTTCACTTTTGCTTTAAAGCCAGTTATGCATCCAGGGGTTACGCTCGTGGTCAAAGGtaaaggtagcctactgtaggtcagCCTTAAATGTGTCCTGCCCTCAAAATTAGTCTGGAGTCGCTCCGTTGTGAAGTCTATATGTCTGGTTAACTGGCCAATCAATTGTTAGGGTGGGCTTTATAGGATTGTGTACAGAATGAGCAACATGTATGTCTTCTGAGCTCCCTTgagttgattttgtttacaacaCAATCTCTGCTGCTGGACAAGCGAGACGTTCCCTGACTTTTCCTGATCAAAATCAATCAaccaattaatcaatcaatcaaattttCTTTACACAGCCGTGTTGATCCTCCTCGGCGTCCTGGCCATCGGGATGATGTGAGTCCTTCCTGGTGAAGCCCCACCCTGCCTTAGCTGTACTGAGACAATGCACTGACTTCTCCCACTGCCAAAGACTACTACAGCCTCTCCATAGCCACAGGATCGTCACCATATGATGGTTATCGCCGCCATTTCACTCTAGCCATGTTATTTAATTAggggtatgcttgtgtgtgtgtgtgtgtgtgtgtgtgtgtgtgtgtgtgtgtgcgtgtgtgagattaCATATATGAGATGATGAAGAACATAGCCTTGAGGTGACACTACCTGCATTCACTTACTGTACTTAGACTAAGCAGACAagacgtgtgtgtttttgtgtgtgtttgtgtgtgtgtatgttagtgtgtgtgtttgagagagagagagtaatagaaagagagactgtctgtgtgtctagaaACATGAAGCATGAAGCCATTGATTGGTGGATAATTACAgaaatacgttttttaaaaggtttatttttctctgtcttttataataaataaattatctATTGATATTGACATGTGTAATGGATGTggattgttttttctctttgtcttgGTAGTTCTTAGTGATTAACTTAAACAGCGGTTCTCCTGCCATTTCTCAACACTGTCAGCTCAGCCAAACTGAGGGACAAATGTAGCATAATAATCTCTGTTTTTGTGTTGGGGGGGAATAGCTTGAAAGCACAGCTTTAAAAGATATCAATTACTTGACATTCGAAGAATGACAGCCAAAGTTCCTACAGAGATAGGGCAAATAAAGCTACCTGGGAGTTAAAACTCTTCAGTTAAACATGTACATGTGGTATGAAACTAGTGTTAACTTATCTGTACAATAAAGTAGCATGCTGTAGACTGAAAAAATAGCCATGCAGAAGCAAGATTCTAGGTGGATGCATTGCACCACTAATAGTTACCAGAGACTTTCCAATGAGACACAGTACTCATATGAATATAGGAATGCATGGGGTTCGTCTGTAACACCTatatggcagttgtctacacatatccCGCCTTTTCCACGGCCAAAAACTCGACATGTGAATACACCGTGCCAATCGTGTGGTGTATTGTGAATACACCGTGCCAATCGTGTGGTGTATTGTGAATACACCGTGCGAATCATGTGTGGTGTATTGTGAATACACCGTGCCAATCGTGTGGTGTATTGTGAATACACCGTGCCAATCGTGTGGTGTATTGTGAATACACCGTGcaaatcatgtgttgtgatcttgTCGCTGGAGCACGGTTGGGTTCGTGAAGCCTTGGGCACACGCATTTCTGACCGATAAGTGCCCAAAAAGCGTTGCAATATGGCTGCAGAGTGGAGGGACTTGCCTAAAAGGACGTTGTACATTAGTTACTCAGTCAGATAAACCAGTTTACAGGTCTAGCTCAGAATTACCTCAAGGAACTAATTACTCCGTGCCGTAagttcccgactattagccgtggcttacattgattttgcaagatttcttcaactatgaggtttATACTCGGGGACAGTTAttgtggtattaatatggttttgtttgttttaacttgcacaaaacactgccctgaagcttatacacaatgtggtttCTACACGTGAAATTACTGTACTGCACACCAAGACTTTTGTAACTAAAGTGCAGTACCTCTTGTAATGCAATGAGtatagagagacaggaagcgagtgggagagagagtatggggtgggatccggagaggaccacggggcgggaatcgaacccgggtcaccggcttgtggtgcaggtgccccagccagtcgtgccTGGGCTGGGGCCCATCATAGTCTTCATCCTGCCCCTGTTCACTGCTGCTGCCCAACCAGACTTGACTTATGTGTCTGCACCATTTAACTACTCAAATTGTCATGCAAATATGAATGTAGTTCAACTATCAGCAATCTTCTGTGCAGATATTGCTCTCCAAGTCTGCTCAGATCACACTGGCACATTTGTTGATCTTCTTTCCACATTTGCATGAAACATCAATTCAGTCAAAAATGAGGGGTACATGTTCTGATGGCCTTAACGGAATGAGGAAGCGAGGAAGAATTTGTCAATTCAACATCAAATGAGGCAAGTAAGAGACAATGGCGAGGTCACGCATACAATGAAAAGGCTAGAGACAGAATGATGGAACAGGAGTTTCTAGTCAACAGTG belongs to Sardina pilchardus chromosome 16, fSarPil1.1, whole genome shotgun sequence and includes:
- the si:cabz01007794.1 gene encoding putative ferric-chelate reductase 1, whose translation is MDKLFSIFLGLSCVMFATAQVTVSTLNTTITNATCGTDRACISNPVSCNPATDSSCLFVSTKSDANGNLNFELRGNSSGYIAVALSTDSSAGGDDKTYICANNNSAPLFVFALLGANNTLTTQNDTSSISNVSASISQSTIQCVFDVSGLNATSRANAATTFSVVLASGTVSADGTLSPATVRTVSEPLDLSNASSTNTATATVAPSTNSTNTTNASSNATTTAATTAASGGNISLQHGLSQAVLILLGVLAIGMM